A region of Dioscorea cayenensis subsp. rotundata cultivar TDr96_F1 unplaced genomic scaffold, TDr96_F1_v2_PseudoChromosome.rev07_lg8_w22 25.fasta BLBR01001342.1, whole genome shotgun sequence DNA encodes the following proteins:
- the LOC120256228 gene encoding LOW QUALITY PROTEIN: putative UPF0481 protein At3g02645 (The sequence of the model RefSeq protein was modified relative to this genomic sequence to represent the inferred CDS: deleted 1 base in 1 codon), producing the protein MPCDGQRDLLKGTIEEEMVTLDPNIDQKEPWEASLYEEMEKFKPEVQEQLWNKRSIYHLPAFSKLSKASTVLTPQVVSFGPYHHGEPNLKLVEHYKRKTLLYFLHDAKLRPGNVINAMKGVVEELQAHYEYLEDKWKNKMEFVKLMVTDGCFMLELLRGDFSKFPTNDPIFGDHAASHIIPHIKKDMLMLENQLPLLVLKTLLLEERSRRNESPDLLLERSRRNESPESSDSPSEIILTDDQVINNLVFKFFEMKGMLNNTTLHLGLHVLDLYRKSLCETQEAFGKFWEVEQKRPYICTNATAVELHEAGVRLEISKSYIISHIDFHEGVLTVPNFDINNATESTFLNLIMAFEHLHPGLRDVVTSYICFLGDLIHSASDVQLLRSANIIRLTDVTDKDAAEILNRLTKDVVYEPIFEVNYVRFRIKKYSRRICGRVNRLLKTRVKKWFSILMNLHFSNPWSTIGIIAAAVALVLTFIQTYYAILSYKYPKK; encoded by the exons ATGCCATGTGATGGACAACGAGATCTATTGAAGGGAACCATTGAAGAGGAGATGGTTACACTCGACCCAAACATTGATCAGAAAGAGCCATGGGAGGCCAGCCTTTACGAAGAAATGGAGAAATTCAAACCTGAAGTGCAGGAACAGCTATGGAATAAAAGATCCATATATCATCTGCCAGCATTCAGCAAGTTGTCGAAAGCCTCAACCGTGTTAACACCTCAAGTCGTTTCTTTCGGTCCCTACCACCACGGTGAACCAAACTTGAAGTTGGTCGAGCACTACAAACGAAAGACACTCCTATATTTCCTCCATGACGCCAAACTTCGCCCAGGAAATGTTATCAATGCAATGAAAGGTGTCGTGGAGGAATTGCAAGCACATTATGAATATTTAGAAGAcaaatggaaaaacaaaatgGAATTTGTGAAACTTATGGTCACCGATGGTTGCTTCATGTTAGAGCTTCTACGAGGCGATTTTTCTAAGTTTCCCACTAATGATCCTATATTTGGTGACCATGCAGCTAGCCACATAATTCCTCATATAAAGAAGGACATGCTTATGCTGGAGAATCAACTTCCATTGCTGGTTCTCAAGACGTTATTATTGGAGGAGAGGAGCCGGAGGAATGAGTCACCAGACTTATTATTGGAGAGGAGCCGGAGGAATGAGTCACCAGAGTCATCAGACTCACCATCAGAG ATAATACTGACAGACGACCAAGTCATCAACAATCTAGTCTTCAAGTTTTTCGAGATGAAAGGCATGCTTAATAACACCACCCTTCATCTGGGACTACACGTTCTTGACTTGTATAGAAAAAGTTTGTGTGAAACACAAGAAGCTTTTGGTAAGTTTTGGGAAGTAGAGCAGAAAAGGCCATATATATGTACGAATGCT ACCGCAGTGGAGCTGCACGAGGCCGGAGTTCGATTGGAGATATCCAAGAGTTATATAATCAGTCACATAGATTTCCACGAAGGCGTCCTCACGGTCCCAAATTTTGACATCAACAACGCCACAGAATCCACCTTCCTCAACCTGATCATGGCCTTCGAACACCTCCACCCCGGCCTCCGCGATGTGGTTACATCCTACATTTGCTTCTTGGGTGACTTAATTCACTCTGCCAGTGACGTTCAATTGCTCCGGTCTGCCAACATCATCCGTCTTACTGATGTGACTGACAAGGATGCTGCCGAAATTCTGAACAGGCTTACTAAAGATGTCGTGTATGAACCGATCTTTGAAGTTAACTATGTTCGTTTTAGAATAAAGAAATACAGCAGAAGGATATGCGGGAGAGTGAATAGATTGTTGAAAACGAGAGTTAAAAAATGGTTTTCTATCCTCATGAATCTACATTTCAGCAACCCTTGGTCTACTATTGGTATTATTGCTGCTGCGGTTGCGCTGGTGCTCACGTTCATCCAGACTTACTATGCAATTCTCAGCTACAAATATCCCAAGAAGTAA
- the LOC120256227 gene encoding eukaryotic translation initiation factor 2 subunit gamma-like, translated as MSRKGLMEQDLSKLDVTKLHPLSPEVISRQATINIGTIGHVAHGKSTVVKAISGVQTVRFKNELERNITIKLGYANAKIYKCEDDRCPRPMCYKAYGSGKEDSPLCDVPGFENARMKLLRHVSFVDCPGHDILMATMLNGAAIMDGALLLIAGNESCPQPQTSEHLAAVEIMRLQHIIILQNKIDLIQESAAINQHESIQKFIQGTIADGAPVVPISAQLKYNIDVVCENIVKKIPIPERNFTSPPNMIVIRSFDVNKPGSEVDEIKGGVAGGSILRGVLKVNQFIEVRPGIVVKDESGNIKCTPIYSRIVSLYAEQNELQFAVPGGLIGVGTTMDPTLTRADRLVGQVLGEVGSLPDVFVELEVNFFLLRRLLGVRTKGTEKQSKVSKLAKGEILMLNIGSMSTGARVVAVKNDLAKLQLTAPVCTSRGEKVALSRRVEKHWRLIGWGQIQAGLTLEVPPCPI; from the exons ATGTCGCGCAAGGGATTGATGGAGCAGGATCTCAGCAAGCTCGATGTCACTAAATTGCACCCCCTTTCTCCTGAAGTGATTTCTCGCCAGGCTACCATCAATATTG GTACTATTGGCCATGTGGCTCATGGAAAGTCAACTGTTGTTAAAGCTATTTCTGGTGTTCAg ACTGTTCGTTTCAAGAATGAGTTGGAGCGCAATATTACCATCAAGCTGGGATATGCTAATGCCAAAATTTATAAATGCGAAGATGATAGATGCCCTCGGCCTATGTGCTATAA GGCATACGGGAGTGGAAAAGAGGACAGTCCTCTTTGTGATGTGCCAGGATTTGAGAATGCTAGAATGAAGCTTTTAAGGCATGTTTCTTTTGTGGATTGCCCG GGTCATGACATTCTTATGGCTACAATGCTTAATGGAGCTGCCATCATGGATGGCGCTTTGCTTCTGATAGCTGGTAATGAGAGCTGCCCCCAACCTCAGACTTCTGAGCATCTGGCTGCTGTTGAGATCATGCGTCTCCAACACATCATAATTCTGCAGAATAAGATTGATCTCATTCAGGAAAGTGCAGCAATTAATCAACATGAATCTATCCAGAAGTTTATTCAG GGCACTATAGCTGATGGGGCGCCAGTAGTCCCTATTTCTGCTCAACTGAAATACAATATTGATGTTGTCTGTGAGAATATTGTTAAGAAGATCCCCATTCCAGAGAGAAACTTCACTTCACCCCCGAACATGATTGTCATCCGATCATTTGATGTGAATAAGCCTGGGTCTGAGGTTGATGAGATTAAAGGTGGTGTTGCTGGTGGAAGTATTCTCAGG GGAGTGTTGAAGGTGAACCAGTTCATTGAAGTGCGCCCTGGTATTGTTGTCAAAGATGAAAGTGGAAATATAAAGTGCACTCCAATATACTCACGGATTGTCTCACTTTATGCCGAGCAAAATGAGCTCCAATTTGCAGTTCCTGGAGGTCTAATCGGAGTAGGGACTACAATGGATCCCACATTGACTCGTGCCGATAGGCTGGTGGGTCAGGTTCTTGGGGAAGTTGGTTCACTTCCTGATGTCTTTGTTGAGCTGGAG GTTAACTTTTTCCTGCTTCGGAGGCTTTTGGGAGTGAGGACGAAGGGCACCGAGAAACAAAGCAAGGTGTCAAAGTTAGCCAAGGGTGAAATCCTCATGCTCAACATAGGGTCCATGTCAACTGGTGCCAGAGTAGTTGCTGTAAAGAATGATCTTGCTAAACTTCAGCTCACCGCACCAGTGTGCACGAGCAGAGGAGAGAAGGTCGCTCTCAGCCGGCGTGTCGAGAAGCATTGGCGACTTATTGGCTGGGGTCAGATTCAGGCTGGTTTAACTCTTGAAGTGCCACCCTGCCCTATCTAG